GCCTCACCTTGCAGTCTACTGGCAGCATTCGTCAAGCTCGGCGGTTGGGCATGGGCACTGAGTTTGCCGAATTACGAGAATATGGCTTAGGAGATGATCCGCGTTTGATCGACTGGAAAGCCACCGCTCGCCGTAGTCGTCCTTTAGTGCGAGTGTTGGAGCCAGAGCAGGAACAAACGCTGATTGTCTTGTTGGATCGAGGCCGCTTGATGAGCGCGCGGGTTCATGGCCTCACTCGGTTTGACTGGGGTTTGAATGCCACGTTGTCTCTAGCTTTGGCAGGTCTAAATCGGGGCGATCGCGTGGGAGTAGGAGTGTTCGATCGCCAGCTTCACACCTGGATTCCACCAGAGCGGGGTCAGCACCATCTCACCAAGCTGATTGAGCGTTTAACGCCGATGCAACCGGAGTTACTGGAACCAGACTATTTGGGGGCGGTGACTCGCATGGTCAACCAACAAACTCGTCGTGCCCTAGTCGTAGTGATCACAGACGTCATTGATACCACTGCTTCTGCGGAGTTACTCGCTGCTCTCGCCCGCCTCAAGCCCCGTTATTTACCTTTTTGCGTCACTCTACGCGACCCCCAAGTGGATCAACAAGCCCACGCGCTAACCCAGGACGTTCCCTCTACTTACAGTCGGGCTGTGGCTTTAGATTTACTGGCGCAACGTCAAGTCGCCTTCGCTGAGCTACGTCAAAAAGGAGTGCTCGTTTTAGATGCACCTGCCAACCAAATTACCGAGCAATTGGTCGATCGCTACCTGCAACTAAAAGCCCGCAATCAGCTTTAGGTACTTTACTCTGTTGGTTTCCTTCGACTGCAATACATCAACAAAAGTGTAAAAATCCCCATCCCTGCAAAATATTTCAAGGACGAAGGGATGACGGGGCTAGGTGAGAAAAAGCCTTCAATGATTCCTGCAATAATCAGCATGGGTACGATGCCATAGGTTAGCTGCGCCGCCTTTGTGCCATACAGCCGCAAGGCATCAGCACGGCGATATTTACCTGGAAACAACAGCCCTCTGGCGATTAATAAACCTGCTCCTCCAGCTAAAAAAATGGCAGGTAACTCTAGCGAACCGTGGGGAAAGACAAAAGCCCAAAATGGATAAGCTAAATTATTTTGGCCTACCAAAGTAGCGATCGCCCCAATACTTAATCCGTTAAAAACTAGGAGAAATAGGGTGTAAAGTCCTGCAGTTATGCCACCTGCGATCGCGCCAAAAGAAACCGACAAATTGTTGGTCATAATTTGAGTAGAAGCGAGGGGTTCAATCCCCACAATCGACCCCATCCACAACTCGCCTTTGTCTCGCACTTTGGTAATCAGCTCACCCGGTACCAGCAGCGACAAAAAGGTAGGGTCTTGCCAAGCGAACCACCAAGCCACTAAAGCTCCTGCCAAAAAACAAGCCGTTGCCAAGCCAGTGTAGGCCCACGTTTCTTGCACCAAAGCTGGAAATCCCCAGCGATAAAAATCTAGAGCTGCCTGCCATTCTTGCCGCCTAGAGCCTTGATAAATTTGCGTATAGCCGCGAGAAGTGAGGGTTTGCAAGTCCTGTACTAAAGCAACCCCAACCTGATTGGTACGAGCACGGGCTAAATCCGCTGAAACGGAGCGATATAAACTGGCTAATTCTTTAATTTCAGCGGCTGGAAGTGATTTCAAACCTCGCTTTTCTACTTGCTTCAGTAAGGCATCTAAGCGTTTCCAGTTCGGTTCACGCCGTGCAATCCAGCGCTGAATATTCATACTTTGTAAATTTTCACTCCGCTCTGAGCTAAGCGTAGCCTAAGATAGCGTCAATCTGGTTCCATTCATTCCCAGGAGAACTTGGCTAGTGTCGTCTCCAAATTTGAACCCCGGTGGCCCAATGCGACCGCTCAGCATTGGTAATGTAGTGAGTGCGAGTTTTCGACTTTACAGCTCTCACCTGAAGCAATATTTTGGCATTGCTTTGAAAGCTTATTTTTGGCTGATAGTACCTGTTTACGGCTGGGCTAAGTACTCAGCTTTATCAGCGTTAATTTCGCGGCTAGCCTTTGGAGAATTGATCAACCAACCAGAGAGCGCCAGCATTGCTCATCAGCGAACCAATGGGCGGATGTGGAGTTTTTTGGCAGCTGGGCTGCTCGTCGGCCTCATTACTTTTGGTGTCATCCTAGGGGGCACCCTCGTTCTGGGACTGGTAGTTGGTATTTTAGTGGTCTTTGCGAGTGGAGTCTTAGGAAGTAGTACCCTAGCAGCTATTGTAGGTAGCGTGATTGGGGTGATTGCTGTAGTTGCGTTCACTGTGGCTCTGCTTTGGCTCTCCTCACGCTTTTTGGTGGTAGAAGTCCCTTTGGCGATTGAGGACAATATGGATGCAACCAAAGCCATTAGCCGCAGTTGGGACTTGTCCAAGGGACTCGTTTGGCAAATTGTAGGAGTGGTTTCAGTGGCGTTTCTGATTACCATTCCCATCCAAATCTTGCTCCAAGGTTGTGGTTAGTGCGCTGCAAGCAGTACTGGGGCAAGATCCATCGACGACATCTGCACCCTTGGCATTTGTAATCTCTTTGTTGATTTTGGGCCTCAGCTTTGTGAGTGGTGCGATCGTGATGCCTTTTTGGCAAGCCCTAAAAGCTGTGGTCTACTACGATCTCCGTAGCCGTCGAGAAGGACTGGGATTGAAATTGCGCGATCGCTAACCTCCATTGCACTCTCTTGATCTCTTCGAGCTATCTCTTCGATCTCTGCCTCGATATTATTTTTCCTCAGCCACCCAACAAATTCCTGATCTCTTCCTACCCTGAGCTATGCAGACGAAAGACCATGCGCTTTTTTAATCGAATTATCCTCCAGACACCAGAAAGCGTAGAGTTGGAATTTACTCTAGCTGGCATTGGTAATCGGGCCTTAGCCTTAATGATTGACTATACCTGTCTGGGTGGTTTTCTAATTGCCTTCTTAGTGATTTGGCTATTCGTTTCTAGCCAGGTTCTAGCTTTGATAGGACAAATAATCGGGAACGCCGACAGCGTTGATCTTTGGCTTACTGCAATTACTATTCTGGGTGGCTTTGCAATCTATGTGGGCTACTTTGTCTTCTTTGAAAGCCTTTGGCATGGGCAAACGCCTGGTAAGCGTTACACCAAAATCCGAGTGATTCGTGACGATGGACGGCCTATTGGCTTGGCTCAAGCTACCTTACGAGCTTTACTTCGTCCCTTCGATGACACCTTCTTTTTAGGTGTGTTCTTGATTGCTTTAGGTCGCCGAGAAAAACGGTTAGGAGACTGGGCCGCAGGTACAGTGGTGATTCAAGAAGATCAAACCATTGCTGCTGCCACTTTTCCTATTTCTCAGGCAGCCGAGGAATTGGCGGTTCAGTTGCTCCAACTTGCTGATTTATCTCACCTACTTCCCGATGACTTTGCTGTGATTCGAGAATACTTGCAACGCCGTGGTGCAATGTCTGCCAAAGCTAGGTCAGAAGTCAATCTACAGTTGGCTCGTCAGGTGAAGGAGGTGATTTTGCTAGAAAAAGTACCGTCGAATACAACCCCAGATTTGTTCTTAGAGGCGGTTTATCTTGCTTATCAACAGCAAGTTTCCAAATAAGTTTTTAAATAAATACAGGGCGCACCGCGTACGCCCTAGTGGTGCATGGGCTATAACTTTTTAACCACCCATGCCAGGAATCAAGCTGCTACTCAGCCGCTTAATCGCTCGGTTGGCGACATCGGCGTAGCGCAACTCTCCACAGAGAATTTTGCCCATGCGCTCTGTGGCGGAAGGACGCTTGATGCCAACCTTGTAACCAATTCCAGGCACCCGATAGAACACACCCGCGATGCGTTGAGCCCAGGCCATATCTTCGCCCCATTCTTCGTTGATGATCTGGGTATAGCGCTCTAGAGCATTGCGATCGCCTGCCAACGCTTGGTTAATGGCTTCAGCCGCCTTCATGCCACTGAAAATAGAAGGCCGAATGCCTTCTGCGGTAAAGGGATCAACGACACAAGCCGCCTCTCCAGCCAGTAGCGCATTTTGGGTGTGTAGCTTCTGATTGCCGTCCCACAAGCACAATGGGTGGCCATATTGTTGGCTAGACTTTACATCCACGCCAAACAGGGTGGCATACTCAGCCAGCATGGCTTTCATATCCTGCGGCTCACCCCCTCGAAATGTACCAATCCCCAACGAATAACCATCTGCTTTCGGGAAGTTCCAGATGTAGCCATTCTTGACCATGCCAAACTCAAAGTGAATGGGGTTGCCGCTTTCTACTTGAGCGGGCACCTCTGCTTCCAAAGCTCCTGCTAAGCGACGCTTCCGTTCTTTGAATTTTAGCCACTTCGCCATTGGGCCTTTGGCACCATCCGCCGCAATGAGATAGCGACCTGTAACGGGGCCGTTTGCTGTATCTACCTGCCAGTGGTCGTTCTTAAACTGAATTCCTGTGACTTCCGTGTTGTCTCGTAGCTCTGCTCCCTGCTTTTGGGCTTGCTGTACTAAGAAGTGATCAAACACATCTCGCCGCACCATCCACATTGGCTCTGGAGTTTTTAGCTCCACTTCCACTGGATCTTCCATTTTCCAGGTGAAGCGTACGGAGTTGACCTTGAGTGAAATCGCTGGCGTGAAGTCGAAGTCAAACCATTGGGCGACTTGAGGCGAGACTCCACCTCCGCAAGGTTTGTAACGGGGTAGAGGTTCTTTTTCTAGCAGCAGGACAGAACGGCCTTGCTTGGCTAAGTGGTAAGCGGCAGTTCCTCCCGCTGGCCCTGCGCCGACGATAATGCAGTCAAACATCATGCTCGCATCTCACTCTTGAATATCAGTTCACAACTCCAGCCTTGCTGATCGCTCAGGACACTCAGGATAGGGGTAGCATCTAAGCCCAACCCTTTTAGTTGAAGTGCTCGACTAGACAATCCTAATCATCTCATTCCATCCAGAGCTGACAGACCGGAGTAACTCAGTGAATGTTTCCACGTTGAGCTTAAATCTAAAACAGCATACGAATAACCCTGCCGTCTCTCAGGGAAAAACAGCAGGGGTCTCACAAGTGTGCTTAGCAATTCAAGTTTCAAAATGGAGGAATTTGTTCAGTCTCAACAACAATCGATCCGTGAAATCACTACAGTTATACAGTTCATTGAATGCACTGAGTGCAAAGTCGCTATGTGACCTCTAGGATAGTTTGTGAAGGATTTATGAAGTTCTGAGTGGCAAAACACGTTTGAAATGAGGCTAAGCAGATGAAATGGGAAGTATGTGTGCAGTATGCCAATGGCAGTAAGCGAGTTCTGCGTTCTTATCAGAATCGCGAGACTGCATTGAAGTGCATCGATACAATTTACTCCGTTCAGGGTTATCCCATGCATTTAGCTTATGTGGTTCGTCAGACACCCATGCCAGCGCTTCAATACGTCTAAGCCTAGCTCTAGAACAGCGATTGAGCATAGTCTAAACTGTCTTAGACTGTGGTGATGTCTTTCTCCTTTTCTGCCAAGACTTCTTCAATTCTGGCAATGTACTTGTCTGTCAGCTTTTGAATTTTGTCCTGTAAGTCCCGCGCTTCATCTTCGGACACTTCGCCAGCTTTTTCTTGTTTGCGGACGCTATCAACCGCATCGCGGCGCACGTTACGAACTGAGACTTTGCCTTCTTCCGCGAACTTTGCCGCTAACTTTACGAGTTCTTTACGGCGATCGCTGGTGAGCGGTGGAATATTGAGGCGAATGGTTGAGCCATCGTTGCTAGGGGTTAAGCCAATGTCGGATAGGGAAATGGCTTTTTCGATCAAACTCAAGCTACCGCGATCGAAGGGTTGCACCGTAATCGTGCTGCCATCTGGAGTGTTAATGGTTGCCAGGGACTTGAGCGGCGTTGGAGCTCCGTAATATTCCACCATGACTCGGTCGAGTAGGGATGTGTTGGCTCGTCCCGTCCGAATTGTATTAAAAGACCGTTGAGTCGATTCAACGGCTTTTTGCATTGAACTTTCAGCGTCAGCTAATTTCACAAGAACCTCCCACAATCGTTCCAATTGTTTCTCCCGTCACGGCGCGTAGAAGGTTGCCACGTACCGAGAGGTCAAACACAATAATAGGAATGTTGTTATCTTTGCACAGTGCGATCGCAGTACTATCCATTACGCGCAAATCTTGCTGCAAAACATGGGCGTAGGTCAGGCTTTGGTATCTGCGGGCGTTTGGATTTAGGTGCGGATCGGAGTCGTAAACCCCATCCACTTTAGTCGCCTTAAACAACACATCCGCACTGATTTCTGCCGCTCGTAAAGCTGCTGTCGTGTCGGTTGTAAAGAAGGGATTGCCAGAGCCTGCCCCAAAAATCACCACTCGCCCTTTTTCGAGATGACGAATTGCTCGCCGCCGAATGTAAGGCTCTGCCACTTCTTGCATTGCGATCGCAGTTTGCACCCTGGTAGGCACGCCAATCTGTTCGAGAGAGTCTTGTAAGGTCATGGCATTCATGACGGTGGCAATCATCCCGATATAATCGGCAGTTGCCCGATCCATCCCCGCCGCCGCTCCCTTGACACCGCGAAAGATATTGCCGCCGCCAACGACAACCGCAACCTGGACTCCAGTTGCCGCAACATCTGCCACTTCTTGGGCAATAGCTTGAACCACTGCTGGGTCAATGCCATAAGCTAGATCGCCCATCAGGGCTTCACCGCTCAGTTTGAACAAAACCCGCTGATAAACAATCCCCATGTAGCGACTACTTCTTAACTCAAATTGCCTCCAACTAAAGATAACACTAAGCTGTCGGAGGTCAGCTTTTAGTAGTTGCCCAGTGTTGCTATTTAGGTCGTTATCAGTGTCGCTATCAGAATTGCTAAATGCGCCATTTAATGGAACAACCTACGGGTTCAGTATCTGGTACAGGGACTGCATTGCCTTCTAGCACGCGAGCGATCGCAATTTGGAAGTTGGGCGATCGCACCGCATTGGCATCTTCTGGGTTGTCATCAATCCGCCCGTGATAGCGCACAATGCCCGCCTGGTCTAACAAGAAAATTTCTGGGGTTATTTTCACCCCAAAGCTACGAGCGACGTCTTGAGTCACATCTCGTAGATACGGGAAGTTAAGCTGTTGCTCGATCGCAAAGTGCTTCATATTCTCGAAGCTCTCAGCCGGGTATTGCGTTGCATCATTGGCGTTTATGCCAATTAAGGTAAACTTTTGGGCTTGAAAGGTGGCTTGAATTTGCTTCAGGCGGTCCAGATAGAGCCGTACGTAAGGACAGTGGT
This region of Trichocoleus desertorum NBK24 genomic DNA includes:
- a CDS encoding thioredoxin family protein; protein product: METVGTTIGSYAPDFELPGIDNAVHHLARYLERSKAVGVVFMCNHCPYVRLYLDRLKQIQATFQAQKFTLIGINANDATQYPAESFENMKHFAIEQQLNFPYLRDVTQDVARSFGVKITPEIFLLDQAGIVRYHGRIDDNPEDANAVRSPNFQIAIARVLEGNAVPVPDTEPVGCSIKWRI
- the pyrH gene encoding UMP kinase, which codes for MGIVYQRVLFKLSGEALMGDLAYGIDPAVVQAIAQEVADVAATGVQVAVVVGGGNIFRGVKGAAAGMDRATADYIGMIATVMNAMTLQDSLEQIGVPTRVQTAIAMQEVAEPYIRRRAIRHLEKGRVVIFGAGSGNPFFTTDTTAALRAAEISADVLFKATKVDGVYDSDPHLNPNARRYQSLTYAHVLQQDLRVMDSTAIALCKDNNIPIIVFDLSVRGNLLRAVTGETIGTIVGGSCEIS
- a CDS encoding geranylgeranyl reductase family protein, giving the protein MMFDCIIVGAGPAGGTAAYHLAKQGRSVLLLEKEPLPRYKPCGGGVSPQVAQWFDFDFTPAISLKVNSVRFTWKMEDPVEVELKTPEPMWMVRRDVFDHFLVQQAQKQGAELRDNTEVTGIQFKNDHWQVDTANGPVTGRYLIAADGAKGPMAKWLKFKERKRRLAGALEAEVPAQVESGNPIHFEFGMVKNGYIWNFPKADGYSLGIGTFRGGEPQDMKAMLAEYATLFGVDVKSSQQYGHPLCLWDGNQKLHTQNALLAGEAACVVDPFTAEGIRPSIFSGMKAAEAINQALAGDRNALERYTQIINEEWGEDMAWAQRIAGVFYRVPGIGYKVGIKRPSATERMGKILCGELRYADVANRAIKRLSSSLIPGMGG
- a CDS encoding DUF58 domain-containing protein, coding for MIPSWRVYGLLFIGMAIATILAALWPGESEIVWAVLGLLLFDAVVLGLAFWDARQVRSHLAKIERQPLHRLSIGRDNPVVLVVQTGAQPARIQVRDAYPTVFGVSASSLQATLPANSHQELTYTIHPTQRGQFQWGNIQVRQLGAWGLAWRDWQVLQTQTVDVYPDLLGLRSLSIRLTLQSTGSIRQARRLGMGTEFAELREYGLGDDPRLIDWKATARRSRPLVRVLEPEQEQTLIVLLDRGRLMSARVHGLTRFDWGLNATLSLALAGLNRGDRVGVGVFDRQLHTWIPPERGQHHLTKLIERLTPMQPELLEPDYLGAVTRMVNQQTRRALVVVITDVIDTTASAELLAALARLKPRYLPFCVTLRDPQVDQQAHALTQDVPSTYSRAVALDLLAQRQVAFAELRQKGVLVLDAPANQITEQLVDRYLQLKARNQL
- a CDS encoding RDD family protein, which encodes MRFFNRIILQTPESVELEFTLAGIGNRALALMIDYTCLGGFLIAFLVIWLFVSSQVLALIGQIIGNADSVDLWLTAITILGGFAIYVGYFVFFESLWHGQTPGKRYTKIRVIRDDGRPIGLAQATLRALLRPFDDTFFLGVFLIALGRREKRLGDWAAGTVVIQEDQTIAAATFPISQAAEELAVQLLQLADLSHLLPDDFAVIREYLQRRGAMSAKARSEVNLQLARQVKEVILLEKVPSNTTPDLFLEAVYLAYQQQVSK
- a CDS encoding DUF975 domain-containing protein; protein product: MSSPNLNPGGPMRPLSIGNVVSASFRLYSSHLKQYFGIALKAYFWLIVPVYGWAKYSALSALISRLAFGELINQPESASIAHQRTNGRMWSFLAAGLLVGLITFGVILGGTLVLGLVVGILVVFASGVLGSSTLAAIVGSVIGVIAVVAFTVALLWLSSRFLVVEVPLAIEDNMDATKAISRSWDLSKGLVWQIVGVVSVAFLITIPIQILLQGCG
- a CDS encoding stage II sporulation protein M → MNIQRWIARREPNWKRLDALLKQVEKRGLKSLPAAEIKELASLYRSVSADLARARTNQVGVALVQDLQTLTSRGYTQIYQGSRRQEWQAALDFYRWGFPALVQETWAYTGLATACFLAGALVAWWFAWQDPTFLSLLVPGELITKVRDKGELWMGSIVGIEPLASTQIMTNNLSVSFGAIAGGITAGLYTLFLLVFNGLSIGAIATLVGQNNLAYPFWAFVFPHGSLELPAIFLAGGAGLLIARGLLFPGKYRRADALRLYGTKAAQLTYGIVPMLIIAGIIEGFFSPSPVIPSSLKYFAGMGIFTLLLMYCSRRKPTE
- the frr gene encoding ribosome recycling factor → MQKAVESTQRSFNTIRTGRANTSLLDRVMVEYYGAPTPLKSLATINTPDGSTITVQPFDRGSLSLIEKAISLSDIGLTPSNDGSTIRLNIPPLTSDRRKELVKLAAKFAEEGKVSVRNVRRDAVDSVRKQEKAGEVSEDEARDLQDKIQKLTDKYIARIEEVLAEKEKDITTV